One genomic segment of Brassica napus cultivar Da-Ae chromosome A3, Da-Ae, whole genome shotgun sequence includes these proteins:
- the LOC106438421 gene encoding protein SUPPRESSOR OF K(+) TRANSPORT GROWTH DEFECT 1, with the protein MYSNFKEQAIEYVKQAVQEDNAGNYNKAFPLYMNALEYFKTHLKYEKNPKIREAITQKFTEYLRRAEEIRAVLDEGGSGPGPNGDAAVATRPKSKPKDGGGEGGEDAEQSKLRAGLNSAIVREKPNIKWTDVAGLESAKQALQEAVILPVKFPQFFTGKRRPWRAFLLYGPPGTGKSYLAKAVATEADSTFFSVSSSDLVSKWMGESEKLVSNLFEMARESSPSIIFVDEIDSLCGQRGEGNESEASRRIKTELLVQMQGVGHSDDKVLVLAATNTPYALDQAIRRRFDKRIYIPLPEAKARQHMFKVHLGDTPHNLTESDFEYLGLKTEGFSGSDVSVCVKDVLFEPVRKTQDAMFFFKSPDGTWMPCGPRQPGAIQTTMQDLAAKGLAEKIIPPPITRTDFEKVLARQRPTVSKSDLDVHERFTQEFGEEG; encoded by the exons ATGTACAGCAATTTCAAGGAACAAGCGATCGAGTACGTGAAGCAAGCCGTACAAGAAGACAATGCCGGGAACTACAACAAGGCCTTCCCTCTCTACATGAACGCGCTCGAGTACTTCAAAACGCATCTCAAGTACGAGAAGAACCCCAAGATCAGAGAAGCCATCACCCAGAAATTCACCGAGTACCTCCGCCGCGCGGAGGAGATCCGCGCCGTTCTCGACGAAGGCGGATCGGGGCCCGGACCTAACGGCGACGCGGCGGTGGCGACGAGGCCGAAGAGTAAGCCGAAAGATGGAGGAGGAGAAGGTGGGGAGGACGCGGAGCAGTCGAAGCTCAGAGCTGGGTTGAACTCTGCGATTGTGAGGGAGAAGCCTAACATTAAGTGGACGGATGTTGCTGGGCTCGAAAGCGCTAAGCAGGCTTTGCAGGAAGCTGTGATTTTGCCTGTCAAGTTCCCACAGTTCTTCACCG gaaagAGGAGGCCATGGAGAGCTTTTCTGCTGTATGGCCCGCCTGGAACAGGGAAGTCCTACTTGGCTAAAGCTGTTGCTACTGAAGCTGACTCCACCTTCTTTAG CGTGTCTTCATCAGACCTGGTCTCCAAGTGGATGGGTGAAAGTGAGAAGCTGGTATCAAACCTTTTCGAAATGGCCCGTGAAAGTTCTCCCTCGATTATTTTCGTTGATGAGATAGATTCGTTGTGTGGTCAACGTGGAGAAGGGAACGAGAGTGAAGCTTCAAGACGTATCAAAACAGAGCTTCTTGTGCAGATGCAG gGTGTTGGACATAGTGATGATAAAGTACTTGTGCTCGCAGCAACCAATACACCTTATGCTCTTGATCAG GCTATTAGGCGACGTTTTGATAAGCGTATCTATATTCCTCTCCCAGAAGCCAAGGCTAGGCAGCACATGTTCaaa GTGCATTTGGGAGACACACCTCATAATTTAACTGAATCTGATTTTGAATATTTGGGGCTCAAGACAGAAGGGTTTTCTGGTTCAGATGTTTCCGTTTGT GTAAAAGATGTCCTTTTTGAGCCTGTTCGCAAAACTCAAGATGCAATGTTCTTTTTCAAGTCACCTGATGGTACATGGATGCCATGTGGACCGAGGCAGCCTGGAGCTATCCAAACCACAATGCAAGATTTAGCAGCTAAAGGCCTTGCCGAAAAG ATTATTCCACCACCGATCACAAGAACCGATTTCGAGAAGGTACTTGCCAGACAGAGGCCAACAGTGAGCAAATCCGACCTTGACGTCCATGAGAGATTCACACAGGagtttggagaagaaggttaA
- the LOC106441291 gene encoding E3 ubiquitin-protein ligase RSL1 encodes MEGKVSEVRIDMPIPKETCSICIDDNISAIQMFSVDICGHRFCSECVKRYIEAKLLEGNRLTCPHDGCHLELRYQSCVNLLTDELKKIWKQRIIEELIPVMERVYCPNPRCSALMSVKELSIIKSTEESGVRKLCVKCREPFCINCKVTWHKNISCDNYKILHPNSVANDSKLEALANKNMWRQCTKCQNMIELSEGCATVQCRCGHSFCYRCGANAGCCPHGHNFYDLRTGRLLYRPWCAALWTLVLLVVTVAGIVASVVFIILHFVRKK; translated from the exons ATGGAAGGAAAAGTTTCTGAGGTCAGAATAGATATGCCTATTCCGAAAGAGACTTGCAGTATATGTATCGATGACAATATCAGTGCTATTCAGATGTTTTCTGTTGATATTTGTGGTCATCGGTTTTGTTCCGAATGTGTGAAACGATATATTGAGGCGAAACTACTCGAGGGAAATAGGCTTACATGTCCTCATGATGGCTGCCATCTTGAGCTGCGTTATCAAAGTTGTGTCAACCTTTTGACTgatgaactaaaaaaaatttggaagcAGAGGATCATTGAGGAATTGATTCCGGTAATGGAGAGAGTTTACTGCCCGAACCCGAGGTGCTCAGCTTTAATGTCGGTAAAGGAACTCTCTATTATTAAATCTACCGAAGAATCTGGAGTTAGGAAATTATGTGTCAAATGCCGTGAACCCTTTTGCATCAACTGCAAAGTTACATGGCATAAAAACATATCGTGCGACAATTACAAGATTTTGCATCCAAATTCTGTAGCAAACGATTCAAAGCTAGAAGCTCTAGCCAATAAGAACATGTGGCGACAATGCACCAAGTGTCAAAACATGATTGAACTTTCTGAAGGATGCGCAACTGTACAATGCAG ATGTGGACATTCGTTTTGCTACCGATGTGGAGCCAATGCTGGATGTTGCCCTCATGGTCATAACTTTTATGATCTGAGGACTGGACGTCTATTGTATCGACCATGGTGTGCTGCCTTGTGGACTCTCGTTTTGCTTGTGGTGACGGTTGCTGGTATTGTCGCCTctgttgtttttattattttacatttcgtcagaaagaaatag